The DNA window AGATTATGACATCCTTCTGAAACAGTATTACAACATgcatttaatttgaataaagatGATACATTTCATTGTGATATGTGTccaatttcaaaaatgaaaagatTACATTTTAATTCTAGCATTTCTAAAACTGCTAAATGTTTTGAAATGATACACATAGATATTTGGGATCCTTACAAAGAAATATCTCTTATTGATTGCTCATATATGTTTATTATAGTCGACAATTTTAATAGGTTTACATGgacttatataattaaaactaaagatacagcaaaaacatgttttaatcaATTTTCATGCTATGATTAAGACACAATTTGAAACTTCAATCAAAATTATCAGGTCTGATAATGGTAGTGAatttttaaatcatgaactgcaaaacttttttaagaaaaatggtattcttcataaaaaatcttgttcctacaccccacaacaaaatggagtagTAGAACTCAAACATCAACATTTACTTCAAGTGGTACGAACTTTAAtgaatcaataaaaaatttctATAACTTTTTGGTCATTTTCAATTCTTATGGTGACTCTTGTTATAAATAGAATTCCTTTAAAAGTTTTAAACTAGGAAAGTCTGTTTTACAAATTGTATAAAACAAAACTTGATTTAGATAATCTTAAAGTTTTTGGGTGTTGTGTTATGCCAAAAATAATGCACCTCATAAAACAAAATTCGAACCTCGaggtaaaaaatgtatttttatttgatactCTATAGGACAAAAAACTTGTAGAgtatttgacattttaaatgAAGCTATTTTTGTCTCTAGagatctgattttttttttatgaaaataggTTTCCATATCAAAAAGAATATgaacaaataaacaaacaaactatTTTTGTAGATACATATTACTTATTTTCAGATTCTGATGATGATTCATCTTCTTTTTGACATAAATGATACTAATACTTCTAATGATCAGTTAAACCAAAATGTTGAACAAAAATTTTCATCACAACCGAATCTTTCAGAAActcaacatcaaatttttccAGAAACAGGACAAGGAAAAAATGTAAGGGAAAGAAAGACACCTACTTGGCATGGTAATTACATTGTCAACACAaacactattttaaaaaataaaaactcttatACACCCAGCACTTTTCCTTATGTTACAAAATGTAGATATGttaaacacttagaatttttggGGAACATCTCTACAACTAAAGAACCAAAAAGTTTTTTTGAAGCCTCACAAATTGAACACTGAAAGAAGGCTATAAATGAAGAGTTGATAGCACTTAAAACTAATAATACTTGGGATTTAGTTGCACTTCCAAATGGGAAGAAACCAATCGGTTGCAGGTGGATTTATAAGACCAAACTTAACCCAAACGGTTCAATAGCAAAATATAAGGCGAGACTGATAGCTAAAGGGTACAATAAAAAAGATGGTATCGACTTCCACAACAGTTTCTCGCCGGTCGCCAAAACTGTAACGGTAAGAGTTTTAATTGCATTGATTGCTGCTAATAATTGGTTTTTAGAGCAGGTTGAGATAAACAATGCCTTACTTCATGGTGAATTGGAGGAAGATGTATATATGAAAGTACCTGAGGGGTACAATGAAAAAGCTGATAACAAGGTATGtcgtttaaataaaacattgtatggtttaaaacaatcttcCCGATAGTGGaacaaaaaaatttcaaaaaaatggTTGAATTTGGTTTTTTGCAATCTGTAAATGACACTTGcctttttattttgaaaaaaaatgattctTTTATTACTTTATTAGTGTATGCGGACGACATACTAATAAGTGGTAATGATATGGAtatgattaaatccattaagaattatttaaataatttttttccataAAAGATTTAGGAAAAGCTAGATACTTTCTAGGATTAGAAGTGTATCAAATTTGTCAAGGCATGTATATGAATCAACGAAAATATGtgttagatattttaaatgatacaAGTTTATCCGACTATAAACCAGCTCAAGTTCCTATGACTAAAGGGATAAAGCTAAATAATTCCAATAGCCCTGTTTTTACAGATCCTGAAAAATTCAGAAGGCTAATAGgaagattattatatttaaaattttctcaacCGGATATTAGTTTTAGTGTACAACAATTAAGTCAGTTTATGCATAACCCCTAAATGATCACTGAGAAGCATCTTTACAAATTATTAGATATATGAAAGGAACAACTTCTTTGGGGTTATTTTATCCTTGTAAATCTGATTTATTGCTTGAGAGATTTTCAAACGCAGACTGGGCAACCTGCACATATACACGCAGATCAATAATTGGTTATTGTGTTAAAATTGGAGATGCACTTGTATCATGGAAAACAAAGAAGCAAACGATTGTATCCCGTTCTTCAGTGGAAGCAGAATATCGCAATATGGCAACAACTGTTTGTGAACTAAAGTGGATCAGTTATTTGCTCAAAGACCTACATATTGATGTCAAATTGCCTATTTCTATAAAGTGCGATAATCAAGTTGCTACCCATATCACGGAGAACCCCGTCTTTCACGAAAGAACAAAGCACATAGACATCGATTGCCACCTTGTTCGAGATAATTTCAATCAAGGTTTTATCATACCAAAATATGTCTCTACAAAAATTCAGCAAGCTAATATTTTTACAAAGCCATTGGATTGTACAACATTTTATACTCTCAGAGACAAGATTAATCTTAGAGACATTCATCTTGAGGAGGGGAtgtaagaattataaaatattgtttagaaAGTTTGATGtgtttttatgtattaataaaagtttaaggACTATTGTAACTTTATCCCATTTATAAATGAGAAAATTTCTAATGAAATTAGTCGGTGATTTTATTCTAAATCTTCAAGATTATCTTTTTCTTATCTTGGGTTCTAAACCCTAACTCAAAGAAACAAATCATTTCAACCCTTCCCAACAGAGACGACTAAGCTCTAACCCGCCTTGCGACCGAGACAACCAATGGATTGGTTCCTGATCGAGGATTCAACGCTAACTTAGGTCGCGACTAAGAAATATTGACATCTAGCCTAATTTATTATCAAGTGTTCGACTGAGGAAGCAACTCCTTGTCCGACCGAGAATTTTGAGTCGTTTGGTCTTCCTCGCGATAAAGGAATTTCACCCACAATTGAGAAAACTTCTCCCATCCGACTAAGGTCACGACCAAGAAATTTATGTCCATATGACGAGGATCCCTCCTCCACACGACAAAGGGAAGAAGCCACATGACTGATGCTAGTGATTGGCACCTGTTTCCCATACCCGCGACCCACGCTAGATTCGATGTCTGACTCGATGACTCCTCGTGCCTCGtttgtttgtaatttattttatttttttacatttttatgcCTCATTTGATTGTtctaaaatctataaatattaaaaaattgttgaaaataatattttaaacaaaaacaaaaaatattttttttacttagaaCCTCTTTGGCctattttttaacatttcactattttatttgcTTGCgtccataatttaattttaaaactccAAATAAGTACGAGGTTGATTTATTTATGTTCACAAACTTAATTTgtgattataaaaattttaaattttattttaggaatttgtaagcactaaaaatataCACtctagtttataatattaaaataattattttgaattatttttaaataaataagatcaaaataattaaccccatggctaaaaacctatttaaaacaattaattattgagttaattaatcaaatgaaataagagttaaggccaaaataaaaaaatataattatttgggataaatgttgtacccataatgtcttaaaataattttagaaaaataaaatgacaaaaataaataattttgatgaattattgTATCAATTTCATCTaaagagaattatttatttaaatcatataaatatacaacaacaaaatgttaaaatatttaccatatttattttaatatttagtgtattttaaaagatcaaaattaaggtcaaaagggtgaaagaaaaatcaatttcaaataaacacttaaggttttaaatacaAACAAATATCAATAATCCAGTGCAGCCGAAATCTATAAGATTCTCTATAGAAGGATTTATGGTCATCGGATGAGCGCTGAATTTTCATTCAGCGCCCAGGAACGCTCTACGTAGCCCGTTGTAGCCGAGGAGACGTGTGCCTGGGCCACAATAGATTAGGAGATAGCCGTTAGCTGAAACATTAACGGACCGTCCAATGCCAACAGTATCAAGACGTAACGCCAAACACAGGAGAAACAACGCCGTTTTTGGCTCCGATCACCTTCTTCATCGCGACGTTGTCtagataaggatgaagaacCCGTGATGATTTTGGTTTTTTGGAACTCAGTCATTGGTCCACCAAATGAGCTAATTCAAAGCCCAGAATGATCACTTTAtgatggtgatcattctccctaTAACTGTAGGCTTCGTCATTGCCTATTCCAATGACTACAAGCCAAGAATAATCAAAATCCATCAATGGCATTTGACTGATTCAACCCACTTGGCTTCTCCAATCGACTTAGGATGAGTATAAATACCCCCCTCAAGTCATTATGAAGATAAGGAACCAACACACAACCCTTAAATCGAAGAAAAACAAAATCTGTCATTAAAGCTTCAAAGTTTCGAATTTTTCGATTATTCTATTTAAGGCCTTAAAGTTTGGATCTGAGCATCCAGAAAGCAATCctaaggatcaaggagtgttctccaatccttgataATGTTccaatcaacctctaattcatatttacaatttgaatttgaaatttttatatttcaaattgtataagcttgtatgcttgttgttaTGGTGTTTTATAGTTGAGAATTCATCAcaagatgatttataaactatcaTGATATGATATAACCGATTAATcgatctaattaataaaaacccaaaattgaatttcaaaaataaaaaaaaaacgaatttgcTATTCTTTGGTTAATTCGGTTGAATCACAGGCCAGAAAGCtttccaacatgattgtaatgatgttagacaactatttggatcatgtttgatccatcccgatcatatttgatcaaaatcagaattttaaaaataaaatgaaaattttgagttcttaaattggtcaaaacgaatagccaatgttcttgttttggtatcaatcaagtatatgtaatataaggaagttattggatagctcctttcacttcaaaacaactttaaaataaaaaaactcgatttttgatcacaaactgttttgaacaaattgatcatcatctaggtcgatccataccttgagatgatgatcaacacaTTCTTAGGAATTTTGTGAAGCTATCCAAGCTCTTAGATCAAAGATTAgagctaaaaaaaataatttaaaaaaatggatccTTCTGTTCTTGAGGATCGAGGCTTGTGAGCATATGACCGAGAGATTCAACCAAGGATCCTCGGTCCGGACCGAGAAAATCGAGTTAGGACTGATGTTCTTAAATTAGGACCAAGACATAGggccgatgttcttgagctaggaccgacagatccgaccgaggattctcacCTAAGACCAAGAGGTCTGAGTCCGGGACCAAGACTcccaagacctaggaccgagaggtctaaccttaGGACCAAGATGTCTGAGTTCGGGACCGAGATTCTCGAGACCCAGGACCAAGAGAATCAACCTTAGGACTAAGAGGTTTGAGTCCGGGACCGAGACTCCaccaaggaccgagaggccTAACCTTGGAACTGAGCATCCCAAGCTTCAGACCGAGAGCTCTTGAGCCCTAAAcagagaggtttatacacctcgaccgatAAACCTAGCCCCAAGCTAGTCTAGGACCGATAAGTTTTTATACATAGACCAGTAAGATCAGCCAAGGATTGAGAGTTcttagcacctcgaccgagagacTCTATTACTCAGACCGAGAGCTCCCGAGCCCAAACTGAGGGTCTCCGAACCCAGACCGATAAAAACGAATCTCAGAccaggactccggtcctaaggcctatttggtttcacttttaaaatcaaaaattatttttggaattttgggactccaaatcattttctaaaaattccgaaaaaattagaaaatgcattttaaatattttgggatgTTTCCACAAAATAATTTCGACAAAGGCTTGTTTGATGATTATTTCTAAATCTTAATtcctttaaaattattgatattcttcaggtatttccaCCATAGTTATCATCTGCAACATGTActagcattttaaatattgttgtttcaatattttaaataatgctaaaacttagaagcatgactaggaccaGAAAATAATcagttaaaactcaaacgttatacaaccgatttttcaAAAAGTCAATTTTATAAGTAGAAACCGTTTTTAAAACAGGTACAGAGGTTGAAGCGCAAAACCCTTTTTCTAGTAttaccaaactacgaactaaaagaaaattctagtcaatacgtttgtatatgtgccaacttttattgattttcaaaaaaatcaattggtaaatctgtttcaaaataaataatttttaaattaattatgtttaattaactaaaactaatggatttttaaatcaaattgaaatttgataaatgctatgattttttaaaattaaacccccGAAAAAACTGTCAGGAATTAAtgatatcttttaaaataatattttattttaagaaaatttctAAAACGCAAACCGAGGTTGAACTTCTCGAATCTTAAACTTTTTACCAGGAACTCGCTCCAAAGGAGATCTTTTTAGGGTTacaaaattctttttaatttgcaAAATTCACCATTTATTCTCTAaacgatatttattttattgtatttcttTTAAACTTTTCTTAAAATTTACACTAGGATAGGGATTATGGTAGAGAgtgaataaattgaataattatgaataaaaagtgtaagaattatttctaaaaattgtCAAATAATTTGTAGTAAGATTTCTTGTTTGGGACAGACTCGTGATAGATAGTGTTGAAGTCATTTATCatagttaattaaatagaattttttacaatgcaattttttttccaaacattcttcaattttatttgtttcttttattttaaatttaactaaatattttaaaagtaatattttttttaacgaaGAGAGAACTAACATAACACCTATAACCAAGACCTCTGCTTAAATTCAAAATGTTTACCGATAGAATCAAACTCGTGACATTTTGCTATTTTAAACTGACTTTTACCATTGAACTAACTTGATAGggtaatattaataatataatatattatgaagtaaataaatatagataattAAAGTGATATATACTTagcattaattttaatatttttatatattatttactaattatataagttattaagTACAATGAAAAAGTGATTATTAAAGTACaaagattaattatatattagtaggtataaaaaaattgtacatCGATCTTGAATGTTGAACCTACATTAGGCCAATTATAAGTTTTATGGTTCAAATATTCAGAGCTTCTTTGATGGTagttatttagaattattttcaataaaaaaattataatattaaataattttttaacaattaaatcacttaatcaattaaaatatttttattttatttatataaaaaaataaattttatatataaaataatatttaaaggtcaattattatttaagtttcaaatttgagtattttttttattacattctctaactttgaattttgatatcgaattattataattttaatcattttgagACTTTTCTCAAATAAGtgtaaaatttttgtttttataattaatttatcacatttataaaaaaaataggaaaaaaacttacttagacgtatgtactaataaaatgtcatttaaacatatgtactatcaaaaattagcTCATTTAGCCTTTTTTAATAAccatgattaattattaataaattttctctccttctttttcattaattaaactaggtaatttattttattattaatttattttattattttaatattaatttctcttttacatttcatcttttttttattagtttttatttctcatatttcttaaattctcattttttttaaaaaattaacaacttatttataaattttatgttttactgtaatatttttttgaagggttttatcttatttaatttaatataataaaaatgaaaagggtttttttcttatttagtttaatataaatataaatgaaattaataatttgttatttaatttttattcacggacttatattagtagtaaaagaattgttttgtctaatatttgattattactcttttagtatttgatgaatgagtttttattattattcaattcttaattcttaattaatttatttttgtgttgaaggatttttattgttgaaagaattttcattgttatattcaattattgggatcaaacaattttaaaataattaataattaatgtgaatataaaaaaatatatataaaaaagaagaagaaatataaagttaaaataattaatatgaatgctcatatataaaataaaattaaaacaatcaatcataaatactcatataaaaataataaaaaagataaaaatagagagttcatttattagtaataaatgaaaagggaaaagagagaaaatatattaatatttaattaataaatatataaatttaaaaataaaagttaaccatagTTATTataagaggctaaatgagccaattgtTGATAGTACGTATTGTATAAGTACGtacgtttaagtgagctttTTGAAGctttttttcaaaaagatatttatttacatatttttgaatatttttttaagctaactattttattttgagatCTACGCATTTAAATTATCGTGTTTGAGTGATtagaaaaatatgtgatgagaaaatttgaaaagtgataaatttaatgtttgtaattttgaaatagtatctttatgattaatttaaatattttttaaaatatatgtatttaatgtctTACCGAATATGATGTCTTATAAcaggttaaaaatattaaagaatgagagaattttttttataaatgtgataaattaattaaaattaataaattattaagttaaaataagcATTTAAgagaaatttgaaataattaaaattatgatagtttaaacattatatatacacgatataattcaaaatttaaatctaacattttcaTCTTTAACAATTAGACTAGTATTTGAATAATCTAACTCAAATATATCtaattttttcatcaatcaatatttaaatttataattcaatctCTTACATAtaacaagatcaaacaaacttAATGTTAATGTGCTATACATTTGTCATgaactttatattattaatattaatatataaactctTGGTTCATGTAAGGTTACTTGAAAActatttttatgataaaatttattatttaggtttaaatattattatttatatttaaaaaaatgttatacatAATAACAAATCAtcaatattttgttatgtttaattgattatttaatagaaaaaatgacTTGTTGATatgatttaaaagaaaatatttactcatatttattttatgggTGGTTAGTAACACCTCCCACCCTTATAAAGtgatgttaaattatttatgaataccaaaaagaaaaagtatatatattaattaacttaggagAGTTTAATTTGATGCAAattagattattttcaaataaattataggaaaaaaactcacttagacgtatgtacttgtacaactagctcacttaaatgtatgtaataataaaaagtcatttaaatgtacgtactatcaaaaattggctcatttaacctcttttaataaccatggttaacttttatttttaaatttatatatttattaattaaatattaatatattttctctctctttcctcttcatttattatttcatttattactaataaatgaactctctatttttatcttttttataattttttattattttatatgattatttatgattgattattttaattttattttatatatacgaGCATTcatccttaattattttaactctatatttctttttatatatatatatatttttatattcacattaattattaattattttaaaattgtttgatcctaataattgaatataacaatcaaaattctttcaataaaaaaaatccttcaacaaaaaaataaattaattaagaattgaataataataaaaaactcattcatcaaacactaaaagagtaataatcaaatattagacaaaacaattcttttactactaatataagtcgtgaataaaaattaaataaaaaattattaattttatttttatttatattaaactaaataagaaaaaaccctttttcatttttattatattaaattaaataaaaaaaaccttcaaaaaaatattatagtgaaacataaaattcataaaaaaattgttaaatttaaaaaaaaaatgagaatttaagaaatatgagaaatgaaaactaataaaaaaaaagatgaaatataaaagagaaattgatattaaaataataaaaaatttaaaaataaaataaattacctagtttaattaatgaaaaagatagagagagaaaatatattaatatttaattagtaaatatataaatttaaaaataaaagttaaccatggttattaaaagaggctaaatgagccaatttttgatagtatatatgtttaaatgatcttttattagtacgtctaagtgagctagttgtacaagtatatacgtctaagtgagcttttttcctaaattataatcctattaactattattttctcaatctcatgattcatatttttaataaaaatattaataaatgctTTAATCATTTgctctaaataatttaaataaatcccTCTAAATCAAACAAGTTCAAATCCCTTTCTTTATTCAGACAATCTaaactttattcaaataattcaaaaattcaaacaaacttcaaataataatctactcaaacaagccctaaatatttgaaaaataaaggaGCCAATAATCAAATCATTACACAGCTTgcattcaaccaaaaactagCCGTTTGAGAACTTTCAAATTTTCCTTTTTGTTTTTACCTACTCTCTCCAACGGTCAAGTTTAAAAAAGTCAAATGTTTACGTTACTATTCCCTCTTTTTAAACCTctctcatttcttcttcttcttcacatcACTCTCTCTTTCTCTAAGAAAcctcaaaattctcaaaaacaaaaacaaaaaatccatGGCTTTCGATTCTAACCATTTCACCCACAAAATCTTCCTTCTTTGCAACTACATCCTTCTAGGAGCCGCTTCAAGTTGCATTTTCCTCACCCTTTCTCTCCGTCTAATCCCTTCCCTTTGTGGGTTTCTTCTAATCCTCCTCCACATTCTCACCATCGTCGGAGCAATCTCCGGCAGTGCCGCCGCATCATCTTCTTCCTCCACCACCGGACGCAGGTGGTACGGTGCCCATATGGTTGCCACAGTTCTAACTGCTATATTTCAGGGATCTGTGGCTGTTTTGATCTTCACAACTACTAAGGAATTCCTGGGTAGATTGGATTCTTATGTAAGAGAAGAAAATGGTGCGATGATATTGAAGTTAGCTGGTGGGTTGTGTGTTTTGATATTTTGCTTGGAATGGGTTGTTCTTACTTTGGCGTTTTTCTTGAATTATTATGCATTTGTTGAGAGTGG is part of the Impatiens glandulifera chromosome 1, dImpGla2.1, whole genome shotgun sequence genome and encodes:
- the LOC124935043 gene encoding uncharacterized protein LOC124935043, whose product is MAFDSNHFTHKIFLLCNYILLGAASSCIFLTLSLRLIPSLCGFLLILLHILTIVGAISGSAAASSSSSTTGRRWYGAHMVATVLTAIFQGSVAVLIFTTTKEFLGRLDSYVREENGAMILKLAGGLCVLIFCLEWVVLTLAFFLNYYAFVESGNSGNSVKLGSSKARAFNQEEEMKGDLPFPFQV